One genomic segment of Clostridium facile includes these proteins:
- a CDS encoding plasmid recombination protein, whose translation MTGRGSIRHNNRSFSAANVDRSRSGQNVTFCNEDLKKVYHELFDEALAAYNAKKKKTRDKIPDYYEHIRQSKQEKLFHEAIFQIGNLTDCGCGSPGGERAAAALKEFAESFQERNPHLRVFNMVLHMDEATPHLHVDFVPVATEQSRGLSTRVSMKQALKQQGFEGLGRKQTEWKAWMEREKEALTEIAQAHEFEIISLGGGRPHMELPEYRAAAQRLEAVQEQVIAAEQEIAALEKQRKALQGNVKLLKAVEKVKPDLDAIQPEKTLTGAVKGVTVEQVKELKAAVIRGAAAEQKVRELKVENQQLQQKIPSMKEKLKEAQERKRLENENRQLKVQVEYLEKDLSWERGISARLQEGIGAVLDFLDQHLPEQFRPLVEKARELLPVPEVQQPEREQERGHTWGGMEL comes from the coding sequence ATGACGGGCCGGGGAAGTATCCGGCACAACAACAGGAGCTTTTCAGCGGCGAATGTAGACCGAAGCAGGTCGGGGCAGAATGTCACCTTTTGCAACGAGGATTTGAAAAAGGTGTACCACGAACTTTTCGATGAAGCCCTGGCCGCCTACAATGCCAAAAAGAAAAAGACCAGGGACAAGATACCAGACTACTATGAGCATATCCGGCAGAGCAAGCAGGAGAAGCTATTTCACGAGGCTATCTTTCAGATCGGCAACTTGACGGACTGCGGGTGCGGCTCCCCTGGAGGGGAACGGGCGGCGGCAGCTCTCAAAGAATTTGCAGAGTCCTTCCAGGAGCGCAATCCTCATCTGCGGGTGTTCAATATGGTGCTGCACATGGACGAGGCCACGCCCCACCTCCATGTGGACTTCGTGCCGGTGGCAACGGAGCAGAGCCGGGGCCTCTCAACGAGGGTATCAATGAAACAAGCGTTAAAGCAGCAAGGATTTGAGGGGCTTGGCCGGAAGCAGACGGAATGGAAAGCCTGGATGGAACGGGAGAAAGAAGCCCTAACGGAAATCGCCCAGGCGCACGAGTTTGAGATCATCAGCCTGGGCGGTGGCCGCCCTCATATGGAGCTGCCAGAGTACAGGGCAGCGGCCCAGCGGCTTGAAGCTGTCCAGGAACAGGTGATAGCGGCAGAGCAGGAGATCGCGGCCTTGGAAAAGCAGAGAAAGGCCCTGCAAGGGAATGTGAAGCTGCTGAAAGCGGTGGAGAAGGTCAAGCCCGATCTGGACGCGATACAACCAGAAAAGACGCTGACAGGGGCCGTCAAGGGTGTGACGGTGGAGCAGGTGAAGGAGCTGAAGGCGGCGGTGATCCGGGGTGCGGCGGCAGAGCAGAAGGTGCGGGAGCTGAAGGTAGAAAACCAACAGCTTCAGCAGAAAATCCCCTCGATGAAAGAAAAGCTGAAGGAGGCCCAGGAGCGGAAGCGGCTTGAAAATGAAAACCGGCAGCTCAAAGTGCAGGTCGAATACCTGGAAAAAGATTTGAGCTGGGAGCGTGGGATTTCGGCGCGGCTCCAGGAAGGGATCGGGGCGGTGCTGGACTTTCTGGATCAGCACTTGCCGGAGCAGTTCCGGC